In a single window of the Drosophila miranda strain MSH22 chromosome XL, D.miranda_PacBio2.1, whole genome shotgun sequence genome:
- the LOC108165117 gene encoding uncharacterized protein LOC108165117: MPFPIHPPKQMPCPHWQHFPISPVDTKANPFDSMGGAAAAANGSAAVNKPPEPVSYRYCLQCKASGKEGGNSSDRD; encoded by the coding sequence ATGCCCTTCCCCATCCATCCGCCCAAGCAGATGCCGTGCCCCCACTGGCAGCATTTCCCCATCAGCCCGGTGGACACCAAGGCCAATCCGTTCGATTCCATGGGAGgagccgctgccgccgccaaTGGCTCCGCTGCGGTGAACAAACCACCGGAGCCAGTTTCCTATCGGTACTGTCTGCAGTGCAAGGCGAGCGGCAAGGAGGGGGGCAACAGCTCCGACCGGGACTAG